A region of Anolis sagrei isolate rAnoSag1 chromosome 2, rAnoSag1.mat, whole genome shotgun sequence DNA encodes the following proteins:
- the LOC137096466 gene encoding trichohyalin-like, which produces MAEIKEELKKEIKGMKKENEAMKEDIESLKRGKQKQEETQDKTQERMKNLEILNQRVIQRQDYLERTETEYQLRLRNIHEEKEENIREKVTEILVELLQRMKEYIEDQIDRTYRINTNYARKHKTDRDVIIQLTRKVMRDEILRTGSKKSAFYKEKRIVILKEFPTSTIKNRRKYAFLTDELKRQNMKFRWEKDEGLMTTYKGQRYWVKSVERARQFYEGIKAEDMDEEKDHVSKGKQNKGKRMVSPRKEELENCNQRITRSMAARATDTQTTQEEIATNEEDEEGEEGEEETQEGQEEERQEEDPEITE; this is translated from the coding sequence ATGGCAGAAATAAAGGAAGAActaaaaaaagagataaaagggATGAAAAAAGAGAACGAAGCAATGAAAGAAGACATAGAAAGCTTGAAGAGAGGAAAACAGAAACAGGAAGAGACTCAAGACAAGAcacaagaaagaatgaaaaacctAGAAATACTCAATCAAAGAGTAATACAAAGACAAGACTACCTAGAAAGAACAGAGACGGAATACCAACTAAGATTGAGAAATATccatgaggagaaggaagaaaacataAGAGAAAAAGTAACAGAAATCTTGGTGGAATTACTACAAAGAATGAAAGAATACATTGAAGATCAAATTGACAGGACTTACAGAATAAACACGAACTACGCAAGGAAACACAAGACAGACAGAGACGTAATAATACAGCTGACAAGAAAAGTGATGAGGGATGAGATTTTGAGAACTGGAAGTAAGAAATCAGCTTTctacaaagaaaaaagaattgtGATCCTAAAGGAATTCCCGACCTCCACCATAAAGAACAGAAGGAAATATGCATTCCTGACAGACGAGTTGAAAAGACAAAACATGAAGTTCAGATGGGAGAAGGATGAGGGTCTGATGACGACATACAAAGGACAGAGATATTGGGTGAAATCTGTAGAGAGGGCCAGACAATTTTATGAAGGAATAAAAGCAGAGGATATGGATGAAGAAAAAGACCATGTTTCCAAGGGAAAACAAAACAAGGGAAAAAGAATGGTATCCCCAAGAAAGGAAGAATTGGAAAATTGTAACCAGAGAATAACAAGATCGATGGCAGCAAGAGCAACGGACACTCAAACAACACAAGAAGAGATAGCTACAAACGAAGAAGatgaagagggggaggaaggagaagaggagacacAGGAAGGACAAGAAGAAGAAAGACAAGAGGAGGACCCGGAAATTACTGAATAA
- the LOC132766272 gene encoding zinc finger protein 135-like — MASSLPPYLRSHTGEKLHQCMECGKQFKSKSNLTVHERIHTGEKPYKCMECGQSFTHSGSLRSHLRTHTGEKPYKCMECGESFSQSGHLRFHHWIHTGKPHKCFECGKSFTRSDSLRTHQRMHTGEKPYKCMECGVSFSHSGNLRSHLRTHTGEKPYKCMECGESFSQSGSLRSHQRTHTGEKPYKCMECGKNFSRSDKLHSHQRTHTGEKPYKCMECGESFSRSGSLRSHQRTHTGEKPYKCMECGKNFSRSDKLHSHQRTHTGEKPYKCMECGESFSRSGSLHSHQRTHTGKKPYKCMECGESFSRSGNLRSHLRTHTGEKPYKCMECGESFSQSGSLRSHQRTHTGEKPYKCMECGKNFSRSDKLHSHQRTHTGEKPYKCMECGESFSQSGSLRSHQRTHTGEKPYKCMECGKNFSRSDKLHSHQRTHTGEKP, encoded by the coding sequence ATGGCAAGTTCTCTACCTCCCTATCTTAGATCACACACAGGAGAGAAGTTACATcagtgtatggaatgtggaaaacaatttaaaagcaaaagtaatctTACTGTACATGaacggatccacacaggggagaagccgtataaatgcatggaatgtggacaAAGCTTTACTCACAGTGGCAGTTTACGTTCCCAtctaaggacccacacaggggagaagccatataaatgcatggaatgtggagaaagtttcAGTCAGAGTGGCCATCTACGGTTCCATCATTGGATCCACACAGGGAAGCCACACAAATGCTTTgaatgtggaaaaagcttcactCGCAGTGACAGTCTACGTACCCATCAAAGgatgcacacaggggagaagccctataaatgcatggaatgtggagtaAGTTTCAGTCACAGTGGAAATCTACGTTCCCAtctaaggacccacacaggggagaagccctataaatgcatggaatgtggagaaagtttcagtcagagtggcagtctacgttcccatcaaaggacgcacacaggggagaagccctataaatgcatggaatgtggaaagaacttcagtcgCAGTGACAAActacattcccatcaaaggacccacacaggagagaagccatataaatgcatggaatgtggagaaagtttcAGTCGGAGTGGcagtctacgttcccatcaaaggacgcacacaggggagaagccctataaatgcatggaatgtggaaagaacttcagtcgCAGTGACAAActacattcccatcaaaggacccacacaggagagaagccatataaatgcatggaatgtggagaaagtttcAGTCGGAGTGGCAGtctacattcccatcaaaggacgcacacagggaagaagccctataaatgcatggaatgtggagaaagtttcagtcgcagtggaaatctacgttcccatctaaggacccacacaggggagaagccatataaatgcatggaatgtggagaaagtttcagtcagagtggcagtctacgttcccatcaaaggacgcacacaggggagaagccctataaatgcatggaatgtggaaagaacttcagtcgCAGTGACAAActacattcccatcaaaggacccacacaggagagaagccatataaatgcatggaatgtggagaaagtttcagtcagagtggcagtctacgttcccatcaaaggacgcacacaggggagaagccctataaatgcatggaatgtggaaagaacttcagtcgCAGTGACAAActacattcccatcaaaggacccacacaggagagaagccatag